Sequence from the Miscanthus floridulus cultivar M001 chromosome 16, ASM1932011v1, whole genome shotgun sequence genome:
CAAGTATGGAGAACACTTCTATGTAACAACCGCACACCTTTGACTACTTGCAAAGAAAACCGTTGGGGGAGTCTTCTGGCATGGTTCATAGGTATATGCTACCTCACGTGAGCAAGAAGCTGATAAAGATTGAAGCCATGCATTCCCTTTTAGAAAAACTAAAAAAGCATCACGCACGACTGAATTAGGAATGAGAAGTTGAGATAAGATTTTACACTAGAGAATGCTTAATTAACATACACAATGACATGTGAAATGAAACAAAGTGTATGCAAATCAAGGCAAAACCGTATCGTAGCATTATTCCAAAATCATTGATACGCTGGCTGTAATTTTATGTCAGATATTTTATTTTAGAAGGAAATGTTGAGCTAACAAAACTAACTGTGGAtgagtcaaaataaaaatgaatTTAAACAATTAGCTACCGCGCAATGATCAAGGGCTAAACctttaacaaatatatatatgtttatcacCCCCAGCCAATCATAATTTagaccatgttcgcttgaacttatcagccgtaccgtttcagcgaaataacagtgtttttctctcacaacaaaacagcatcagtatCAGCATCAACATCAGCCGTTTTTctagccagccgaacagggccttagcTTACATTTGAAATAAGCCTTGGAGCTTTGCAGCGGAAAGCTTAATTTCTGAGATTTCTCTTAGCTAGGTTAGTTTTCATGTACTGCAGTGTATAGTTGAGTCCAGCAATCAACCAACAAGTTGTAGCAATCTATGTTACCCAAGTAAAATGCAGACATATTGCAACTATTTTTTTCTTCCTGTACATAATTCTTCCAGTGAGCAGCAATATCTATCATACATACATGAAATGCAAACGGTCCTTGAGTTTTTTAAGGAACAAACCAGCAGCGATGGGGATAAAAAAGTCCCATTCCTTCCGTTCAGTGACGAAATTAATTTAATTAATTAGCATCTCGGCGTGAAGCAGAGTCATACTCAGAATTACATTTTCCGTTTTCCCCTCCAAATTAGAGCTAGACTACTAGAGATATATCATATATAGCCATTCAGCCATAGCCAGTACTAGACACATACCGAGCACTAATTAAGTTTTGAAACAAAATCTAGCAATCTTTCATGTCATTCCTCTGCATGTATAGTATATATGTGTCAAATACGGATCAACAATGAGAAGGCAGTTTGTAAAAAGAGTGGGAGAGGAATCTGATTCTCCCGGGGGCCCTGAGTGTTTCAAACAAGAGGAACCAATAATTAGCACCAAAGTGAATTGTTAACTAAAAATACTTACCAATCCCATTACCATTTCATCATTGTACAAttggcttccaagcaaagattaTGTGGCTCCCACACACCGTAAGCACCACCAATTAATTTGGAGATACTGTAGCAGCTTAGTGTGTCACTACTTTGCCGATGGCAGCAGCATGACAGAGATTGCGTTTCTAACTAGCAGCTAGCTAGCGTACAGATTTCTTCATTCTAGTTTATTATACTTATCTACGATCGAGCCTGCGCATGCACATACGATACACATCATGCTCATGAGCTAGTTAAATGCAATACAACTCATACATACAGGATTGGAATCACAGCTCGCCGTGCGGGCCGTAGAGGAACGTCGGCGGCGAGAACGCGGAGTAGCTGTTGTCGATCAGCTGCGGCGCGaagctgtcgtcgtcgtcgtaagCCGGCACTGAGACTTGGATCGCGCCggcagcggaggcggaggcggcgtccGATGACGGGGTGCTGACAGGGCTGGGCAGCAGCATCGCGCCCGCCTGATGCTGCGGCTCCACGGGGCTGCccccgctgctgctgccgccgccgctgtacTTGTACGGGTCGGCGTGGCGGCCGGTGAGCTCCTGCACCAGCGCGCGGAAGCCCGCCTCGCTGGTCGTCACCCGCACGGGGTTGCCGATGAACACCACCTTGATCGGTGGCTTCTTTCCGCCGCCGGCAGAAGCCTTCCCCTTGCGCTTGCCCGAGCTGGTGCTGGTCACCGCGCCCGCGCCTTGGTGAGCATTGCTCTTGAAACCGTACTGCTTCCTGCGAATCCCCGGCCCGTCCATAGCCGGCCGGCCGACCGACCGATAGATCGATCTACGGATCAGAGAACCGAGCTGATGATCGAAGGGGCTAATGGTGCTGCAGGTGCACAGGGGATGGTGGAGGGAGTAGTGGCGATGCTGTGTGCTGGGAGAGGGATGGGGAGTATTATAAGATAGTGGATGAGTTTCCCGATTTAGGAGCCATGAAAGGACAACG
This genomic interval carries:
- the LOC136510005 gene encoding uncharacterized protein — its product is MDGPGIRRKQYGFKSNAHQGAGAVTSTSSGKRKGKASAGGGKKPPIKVVFIGNPVRVTTSEAGFRALVQELTGRHADPYKYSGGGSSSGGSPVEPQHQAGAMLLPSPVSTPSSDAASASAAGAIQVSVPAYDDDDSFAPQLIDNSYSAFSPPTFLYGPHGEL